Genomic segment of Verrucomicrobium sp.:
GCCAGCGGGTCGACGGCCGGGTAGATGCCCAGCTCGGCGATGGAGCGCTCCAGCACGATGGTGGAGTCCAGGTGGGCGAAGGTGTTGGCCGGCGCGGGGTCGGTCAAGTCGTCCGCCGGCACGTAGACCGCCTGGAAGGAGGTGATGGAGCCGTTCTTCGTGGAGGTGATGCGCTCCTGCAGGTCGCCCATCTCGGACGCCAGGGTGGGCTGGTAGCCGACGGCGCTGGGGGTGCGGCCCAGCAGCGCGGAGACTTCCGCGCCCGCCTGGGAGAAGCGGAAGATGTTGTCGACGAAGAGGAGGACGTCCTGGTTTTTTTCGTCGCGGAAGTATTCCGCCATGGCCAGGCCGGAGAGGGCGACGCGGAGGCGGGCGCCCGGCGGCTCGTTCATCTGGCCGTAGACCAGGGCGACCTTCGATTCCTCGATCTTGTCGAGGTTGATGACCTTTGACTCGGCCATTTCATGATAAAGATCGTTGCCCTCGCGGGTGCGCTCGCCGACGCCGGCGAAGACGGAGTAGCCGCCGTGCCCCTTGGCGATGTTGTTGATCAGCTCCATGATGACGACGGTCTTGCCGACGCCCGCGCCGCCGAAGGCGCCGACTTTGCCGCCCTTGGTGAAGGGGCAGATGAGGTCGATGACCTTGATGCCCGTTTCCAGGATGGAGGCGCTGGTGTTCTGGTCGACCAGCTTGGGGGCGGCGCGGTGGATGGGGTAGCGTTTGGTGGCCTGGATGGGGCCGCGCTCATCAATGGGATCACCTAAAACGTTGAAGATGCGGCCCAGGATCCCCTCGCCCACGGGGACGCTGATGGGGGCGCCGGTGGCGGTCACTTCCATGCCGCGCTTGAGGCCTTCCGTGGAGGACATGGCGATGGCGCGGACCCAGCCTTCGCCGATGTGCTGCTGCACTTCGAAGACGAGCTTGCCCTCGGGGCCGTGCTGGATTTCGAGCGCTTCGTAGATGCCGGGGATTTGGCTGTCGCTGAATTCGACGTCGACCACCGGGCCGATGATCTGGACGATTTTACCTTTGTTCATGAAGTGGAGGGGGCTGTGTGTTGGAAAGGGGTTAACTGATGGCGAGCTGGGCGGTGGTGATTTCCAGCAGCTCGGTGGTGATGGCGGCCTGGCGGGCCTTGTTGTATTCCAGGGTCAGGTCCTTTACCAGGGTCTTGGCGTTTTCCGTGGCGTTTTTCATGGCGACCATGCGGGCGCTGTGCTCGGAAGCGCGGGCGTCCAGCAGATACTGGTAGACCTGGAAGTGGACGACGAAGGGCAGGAACCCGTGGAGGAGGTCTTCCGCCGGGGGCTCGCACAGGTAGACGGCGTGCTCGCCGGAGACGGGGGCCGGTTCGGCCTCAGGGAGGCGGCCGATGGGCAGGAGCGGCGCGATGACGGGCTTCTGCGTCAGGGCGTTGACGAAGTGGTTGTAGGCGACGTCGACGGCGTCGATCTCCCCGGCCAGGTAGCGGTCGATGAGGAATTGGGCGACGGCCTTGGTCTCCGCGAAGGCGAAGTTGTCTTTGACCTCGAAGTCGGCCAGGAGGTTGGCCTTGCCCTGCCCGCCGGAGTGCTTCAGGCGGGGGACGAGCTGGCGCCCCTTGCGGCCGATGGTGACGTAGACGTTCTCCGCCTTGTCGTGGTGGATGACTTCGCGGAAGAGGTTTGTGTTGAGGGAGCCGCAGAGGCCGCGGTCGGTGGAGAGGAGGAGGACGGCGCGCTTCTTGACCGGGCGGGGGGTTAGCAGGGGGTGGGAAACCCCGATGACCTGCTCGCTCAGGTGGGAGGCGACGCGCTCCAGCCGCTCGGCGTAGGGGCGGCCGGCCAAGGCGCGCGTCTGGGACCGCCGCATCTTGGTGGCGGCGACCATCTGCATCGCCTTGGTGATCTGGGCGGTGTTCTTGACCGACTTGATGCGCCGGCGGATGTCGCGGGTGTTGGCCATGGGGCGGGGTTAGACCGGGAGGGGATTGGGCTTGAGGTCAGGCTTTGACGCTCTCCGCCCAGGCGGAGACGGCTTCCTTCAGCTGGGCGGCGGTGGCGTCGTCGATGGCGGCCTTGTCGCGGATGGCGGCCAGGAGGGTCTCGTGGCGCAGCTTGAGCTGTTCGGCGAGCTTGTTCTGGGCGTCCTTCACCTTGTCGACGGGGACGGCGTCGAAGTAGTTGTTCTGCACGGCCCAGAGGATGGCCACCTGCACCTCGACGGGGTAGGGGCTGTAGGCGGGCTGCTTGAAGATTTCGACGATGCGGGCGCCGCGGTCGAGTTTGGCCTTGGTGGCGGCGTCCAGGTCGCTGCCGAACTGGGCGAAGGCGGCCAGCTCGCGGAACTGGGCCAGGTCGAGCTTGAGCTTGCCGGCGACCTGCTTGATGGCCTTGATCTGCGCGGCGGAACCGACGCGGGAGACGGAGAGGCCGACGGAGACGGCCGGGCGGATGCCTTGGTAGAAGAGGTCGGTTTCCAGGTAGATCTGGCCGTCGGTGATGGAGATGACGTTCGTCGGGATGTAGGCGGAGACGTCGCCGGCCTGCGTCTCGATGATGGGCAGGGCGGTGAGGGAGCCGTCGCCGGCTTTCTCGGAGAGGCGCGCGGAGCGCTCCAGGAGGCGGGAGTGGAGGTAGAAGACGTCGCCCGGGTAGGCTTCGCGGCCGGAGGGGCGCTTCAGGACCAGGGAGACCTGGCGGTAGGCCACGGCGTGCTTGGAGAGGTCGTCGAAGACGATGAGGGCGTCCATCCCGTTATCCATGAACCATTCGCCCATGGCGGCGCCGGCGAAGGGGGCCAGATACTGGTTGGTGGCGCTTTCCGAGGCGGAGGCGGAGACGATGATGGTGTATTTCAGCGCGTCGGCCTTGGTGAGGGCCTCGATGACGCGGGCGATGTTGGAGTTTTTCTGGCCGACGCCGACGTAGATGGAGTAGATGGGGCGGAAGCCGGGCTTGCCCTCCTGGGCGCGGTTGATCTGCGCCTGGTTGATCATCGTGTCGATGGCGATGGTGGTCTTGCCGGTGGCGCGGTCGCCGATGATGAGCTCGCGCTGGCCGCGGCCGATGGGGATCATGGCGTCGATGGCCATGATGCCGGTCTGCACGGGCTGGGAGACGGAGCGGCGCTTGATGATGCCGGGGGCGATTTTTTCCACCGGGTAGGCGGCGCCGGCGGCGATGGGGCCCTTGCCGTCGATGGGCTGGCCCAGGGAGTCGACGACGCGGCCGAGGAGTTCCTTGCCCACGGGGACCTGGAGGAGCTTGCCGGTGGCGCGGACTTCGTCGCCCGCGCGGATGCCGCTGAAGTCGCCCAGGACGATGGCGCCGACTTCGGTCTCTTCCATGTTGAGCACGACGGCGTATTGGGCGCCGTCCTCGTTGCGCTTGGCGCCGGTGAATTCGATCAGCTCGTTCATGGCCACGTTGCCGAGGCCTTCGATCTTGAGCACGCCGTCCATCACTTCCCGGATGGTGCCGACGGAGCCTTGGGGCCACGTCGGTCTTCAGGCCGGCGATCTGCGCTTCGATGTCTTGGAGGAGGGAGCTCATAGGGAGGAGTAGGGTTCGGTTAGATTAAAAGGGGTTTAGGAAAGGGTGAGGGCGCGGAGGCGCTGGCGGACGGAGCCGTCCCACAGCTGGCTGCCCACGCGGAGGCGGACGCCGCCCAGGAGGGTGGGATCGACCTTGTATTCGACGGCCAGGGGGGCGCCGAAGCGCTCTTCCAGGCCTTTGAGGAGGGAGGCGCCTTTGTCCGGCAGCTCGACGGCGGACTCGACGGTGTGGGTGCGCTGGGCGACTTCGATCTCCGCCAGTTTCTTGAGCCGGTGGAGGATGGCCAGGTAGCCGCGGGGCTTTTCTTCCGCGACCTTGCCGATGACGGCGCGCAGGAGGGCCTCGGAGAGCCGCCCGTTCTCCAGGCAGGAGCGGTAGAGCTTGCGGGCCTCGCGGCGGGCTTCGCGGTCGATGCGCATGGGAAGGTCGGGGTGGGGGTCTTTAGTTCCGGGACGTGGCGGCCAGGGTCTCGTCCTGGATGCGCTTCTGGTCGTCGGCGGTGAGGACTTTGCCGGTGGCGCGGCCGGTGGCGTCGACGACCAGGCGCAGGACTTCGCCGCGCAGCTCGCGCAGCATGCGCTCGCGCTCCTGCTCGGTGGCGGCGCGGGCGGCGGCCAGGCTCGCCTCGATTTGGCGGGCGGTTTCCTGCTGCTGTTTCTGGGACTGGAGGTCGGCGATCTGCTTGGCCTCGGCGACGATGGCGTTGGCTTTCTCGTTGGCTTCGGCCAGCAGGGCGGCGCGCTGGGTCTGGGCGGCGGCCAGCTCTTCCTTCACGCGGGCGGCGTTCTCCAGGCTTTCCTTGATGGTGGCCTGGCGCTGCTCGAGGATGGCGAGGATGGGCTGGTAGGCGAAGCGCTTGAGGCAGAGCGCGACGATGACGAAGAGGAAAATCTGGGAGAGGAGGCGCGGTCCGTCGACGCCCATGCTGTAGAAGGTGCCGGCGAGGCCGCTGACGATGCCGGGCTCGGCCTGGGCCTGGGCCAGGAAGAGGGAGGTGGGGATCATGGGTGAGGAGGAGGGGAAGAAGAGGGCGGCCCAAGCCCGGATGAGCCGGGCCGCCCGGGTTCTAGTTACTCTTGGTTACTTAACGAGGAAGAGCGCGTAGAAGAAGATGGACTCGACGAGCGCGATGGAAAGGATCGCGAAGACGAGGACGGTGTTGCGGGCGCCGGGATTGCGGCCGACGGACTCGACGAACTTGGCGCCGACGAGGCCGATGCCGATGGCGACGCCGAGAAGGGCGAGGCCCGCGTGGAGGTTGCCGGTGATTTCCGAGAGGAAGGGAGCGATCATGGGTTTCTGTGTTGGATGGTTGTTTGGGGTTGGCCTTCCCGCCGCGGCTTTTACGCAGTCCGGGGAGGACAAAGGGGTTCTCTTAGTGGTGGCCGCCCTCCTCGGTGGCGTGCTCGTCGTCGTGCCGGCACATCATGGCGATGAAGACGGCGCAGAGGAGGCAGAAGACCAGCGCCTGGACGGCGCCGACCAGCAGCTCGTAGAAATAGAAGGGCAGGGGGATCAGCCAGGAGAGCCAGGGGACGACGCTCATCATGGCGTCGATCATGACCTCGCCGCCGTAGACGTTGCCGTAGAGACGGAAGGTCAGGGCGATGGGGCGGATCAGGATGGAGATGACTTCCAGCACGCCGACGGCCAGGAAGACGAGGGCCATGAGGAGGCCCACGATGCCGGCGAAGTCGCCCTTGGAGCCGAAGATGTGCTTGGCCACGCCGGCGGGGCCGTTGGTGGCGAATGCCCAGTAGGTCCAGAGGACGAAGAAGACCAGGGACATGGCCAGGGGGAGGTTCAGGTCGGCGTTGGCGCCGCGCAGGAAGGGGCGGACCATTTCCAGGTGGTACCAGTGCTCCCCCTCGCCGTAGCCGATGGTGCCGACGCCCGGCAGGAGGCCGAACCAGTTGAGCCCCAGGATGAAGACGAAGAGGGTGGCCAGGAACCAGAAGGTGCGCTTGGCCAGGGCGGCGCCCAGGATGTCGGTCAGGAAGGAAAGGAGGCTTTCGACGACCCACTCGGCCAGGTTCTGCGCGCCGGAGGGGACGGCCTTGATCTTGCGGGTGGCCAGCTGCGCGCCGATGATCAGGAGCGCGGCGACGATCCAGGCCACCAGCATCGAGTTGGTGATGACCAGGGGGCCAAGGTGGAACAGGATGGGGGCGGCCATCGGCAGGCCCCCGGCGTGCTCGGGCGCGGAGGTCGAGGCGGCGGCAACAGCGGCAAGAAACATAGGAATTCCCAATAAGGGGACGAAACCTTTAGGCGGCGGCCATGGCAATGGCAATCCCAAAACAGTCTAAAGACAGCCGGAGGCCTAACTTTCCGGGATCCAAAGGGGGCTGAGGCCCCCTTTGCGTCTGTAAAAACCGCGGCGAAGCCCGGAGAGAGCCGGAGGGGGGGGAGCGGCTACTCCGCCGTGTCCAGCTCCACCGCCTGCGGCTGTTTCGGGGCGGGGCGCCAGTCGGTCGCCAGCTGGCGTTCCTTGGCCTTCAGGGCGGCGTAGATGACGGCTTGCTCGGCATAGGTCCGCCAGGGGCCGGCGGGGACGTCGGCGTCCTCGACGAAGCGCCAGTCGGTCTCTTCCTTGTCGGAGAGGCCCAGGTAGTCGCGGACGGCGGGGGAGATGTCGAGGCCCGCGCGGGTAAAGTCCCGGGGCCGGTCGGAACCGAAGACGTAGGCGGCGTGGTCGGTCCGCAGGGGGCCGACGTCCTGCCATTGGGCGTAGGCGATGTGCCCGTCGCCGCCGCGGATCTGGACCCAGCGGCCCTTGCACTGGGAGACGTAAGGGTGGTCGTTATGCAGGACGGCCGAGTACCAGGGGACGTATTTCCGGGCCAGGTCGGGGTTGGAGACGTCGTTGAAGGGGAGGGCGACGTAGAAGGGGTTCTCCGTGGGGGCAAAGCGCTTCGGCAGGAGCCCGGCGTGGCGGTCGGGGGCGTCGGTGCCGCCGTAGGTCTTGATCCACTGGGCATCCCAGGCGCTGGAGAAATTCTGCGTGGCGGTCAGGTGGTTTGGGTCGGCGCCGATCCAGAAAACGGTGGTGACGATGTGGCGATGCCAGGGGAAGGCGGGGGCCGCCGCGTCCGGCTCGGAAACGTCGGCGCGGGCAACGCAAACTCCTGAATATAAGGCAAAAAGCGTAAAAAATACCCGCAGAAAGGCGGAAGGCGTCGGGGGGTGCGGCGTCATCGGGCGGGGTTCAAATCAGGGGGAAGCTTAATCCAGGCCACCCGGGAGTCAATTCCCGATCGCCCGGGCCGATCGGCTCGCGAATTTCTCCTTGCCAATGCGTACAAAGTCCCTACGGTCAACCTTTCCGCGCCCCGAATCGGCGTAGGAAACAAGCTTTCGATATAGGAAATGAACCGCTAAAACAAATGGCAGGATTACTGGATATGGCAAAGGTCGACGTCAAAGAGTTAATGGAAGCCGGGGTGCACTTCGGCCACCGCACGCAGCGGTGGAACCCCAAGATGAAGCCCTTCATCTTCGAGGCCCGCAACGGCATCTACGTGATCGACCTCAACCAGTCGGCCAAGCAGCTGGAAGTCGCCGCCAATTTCCTGCGCGAGCTCTCCGCCGAGGGGAAGAAAGTCCTCTTCGTCGGCTGCAAGAAGCAGGCCCAGCAGGTCGTCCAGGACCTGGCCCAGCGCAGCGGTTCCTGCTACGTCGCGGAGCGCTGGCTCGGCGGCACCCTGACCAATCTGACCACCATCCGCAAGTCGGTCGCCCGCATGCGCGCCATCGACGAGCTGGAGAAGAGCGGCGGCTTCGACAAGATGCACAAGAAGGAGCTGGCCGCCCTCAAGCGCGAGAGCGTCAAGCTCCACCGCAACCTCGACGGCCTCAAGGATCTCGACAAGCCGCCCGCGGCCCTCGTCATCGTCGACATGGTCCATGAAGGCATCGCCGTCCAGGAAGCCCGCCGTCTGAAGATTCCCATCGTCGCCATCGTCGACACCAATGCCGATCCGGAACTGGCCGACTATCCCATCGCGGGTAATGACGACGCCATCCGCTCCATCCGCGTGATGCTGGAGTCCCTCAACGACGCCATCATCGAAGGCAAGGCCCGCCGCGGCGTGACCCCCGCCGGCTCCGAGGAGAAGGACCAGGATCTGGCCCGCTCCGCGGCCCC
This window contains:
- the atpG gene encoding ATP synthase F1 subunit gamma is translated as MANTRDIRRRIKSVKNTAQITKAMQMVAATKMRRSQTRALAGRPYAERLERVASHLSEQVIGVSHPLLTPRPVKKRAVLLLSTDRGLCGSLNTNLFREVIHHDKAENVYVTIGRKGRQLVPRLKHSGGQGKANLLADFEVKDNFAFAETKAVAQFLIDRYLAGEIDAVDVAYNHFVNALTQKPVIAPLLPIGRLPEAEPAPVSGEHAVYLCEPPAEDLLHGFLPFVVHFQVYQYLLDARASEHSARMVAMKNATENAKTLVKDLTLEYNKARQAAITTELLEITTAQLAIS
- the rpsB gene encoding 30S ribosomal protein S2, yielding MAKVDVKELMEAGVHFGHRTQRWNPKMKPFIFEARNGIYVIDLNQSAKQLEVAANFLRELSAEGKKVLFVGCKKQAQQVVQDLAQRSGSCYVAERWLGGTLTNLTTIRKSVARMRAIDELEKSGGFDKMHKKELAALKRESVKLHRNLDGLKDLDKPPAALVIVDMVHEGIAVQEARRLKIPIVAIVDTNADPELADYPIAGNDDAIRSIRVMLESLNDAIIEGKARRGVTPAGSEEKDQDLARSAAPADEVAMTGVSA
- the atpF gene encoding F0F1 ATP synthase subunit B, giving the protein MIPTSLFLAQAQAEPGIVSGLAGTFYSMGVDGPRLLSQIFLFVIVALCLKRFAYQPILAILEQRQATIKESLENAARVKEELAAAQTQRAALLAEANEKANAIVAEAKQIADLQSQKQQQETARQIEASLAAARAATEQERERMLRELRGEVLRLVVDATGRATGKVLTADDQKRIQDETLAATSRN
- the atpD gene encoding F0F1 ATP synthase subunit beta yields the protein MNKGKIVQIIGPVVDVEFSDSQIPGIYEALEIQHGPEGKLVFEVQQHIGEGWVRAIAMSSTEGLKRGMEVTATGAPISVPVGEGILGRIFNVLGDPIDERGPIQATKRYPIHRAAPKLVDQNTSASILETGIKVIDLICPFTKGGKVGAFGGAGVGKTVVIMELINNIAKGHGGYSVFAGVGERTREGNDLYHEMAESKVINLDKIEESKVALVYGQMNEPPGARLRVALSGLAMAEYFRDEKNQDVLLFVDNIFRFSQAGAEVSALLGRTPSAVGYQPTLASEMGDLQERITSTKNGSITSFQAVYVPADDLTDPAPANTFAHLDSTIVLERSIAELGIYPAVDPLASTSKALSPDIVGEEHYAVARGVQKILQRYKELQDIIAILGMDELSAEDKLLVYRARKIQRFLSQPFHVAEIFTGTKGEYVPISETVRGFKEILEGKHDDVPESNFYMKGKIDAIRA
- a CDS encoding F0F1 ATP synthase subunit A, producing MFLAAVAAASTSAPEHAGGLPMAAPILFHLGPLVITNSMLVAWIVAALLIIGAQLATRKIKAVPSGAQNLAEWVVESLLSFLTDILGAALAKRTFWFLATLFVFILGLNWFGLLPGVGTIGYGEGEHWYHLEMVRPFLRGANADLNLPLAMSLVFFVLWTYWAFATNGPAGVAKHIFGSKGDFAGIVGLLMALVFLAVGVLEVISILIRPIALTFRLYGNVYGGEVMIDAMMSVVPWLSWLIPLPFYFYELLVGAVQALVFCLLCAVFIAMMCRHDDEHATEEGGHH
- the atpA gene encoding F0F1 ATP synthase subunit alpha; translated protein: MDGVLKIEGLGNVAMNELIEFTGAKRNEDGAQYAVVLNMEETEVGAIVLGDFSGIRAGDEVRATGKLLQVPVGKELLGRVVDSLGQPIDGKGPIAAGAAYPVEKIAPGIIKRRSVSQPVQTGIMAIDAMIPIGRGQRELIIGDRATGKTTIAIDTMINQAQINRAQEGKPGFRPIYSIYVGVGQKNSNIARVIEALTKADALKYTIIVSASASESATNQYLAPFAGAAMGEWFMDNGMDALIVFDDLSKHAVAYRQVSLVLKRPSGREAYPGDVFYLHSRLLERSARLSEKAGDGSLTALPIIETQAGDVSAYIPTNVISITDGQIYLETDLFYQGIRPAVSVGLSVSRVGSAAQIKAIKQVAGKLKLDLAQFRELAAFAQFGSDLDAATKAKLDRGARIVEIFKQPAYSPYPVEVQVAILWAVQNNYFDAVPVDKVKDAQNKLAEQLKLRHETLLAAIRDKAAIDDATAAQLKEAVSAWAESVKA
- a CDS encoding F0F1 ATP synthase subunit delta, which encodes MRIDREARREARKLYRSCLENGRLSEALLRAVIGKVAEEKPRGYLAILHRLKKLAEIEVAQRTHTVESAVELPDKGASLLKGLEERFGAPLAVEYKVDPTLLGGVRLRVGSQLWDGSVRQRLRALTLS
- a CDS encoding ATP synthase F0 subunit C; this translates as MIAPFLSEITGNLHAGLALLGVAIGIGLVGAKFVESVGRNPGARNTVLVFAILSIALVESIFFYALFLVK